One stretch of Cellulomonas wangsupingiae DNA includes these proteins:
- a CDS encoding TIGR00730 family Rossman fold protein, with amino-acid sequence MTPDDTSAPAPEYRRGPVLLRRDQIPATTSDQRLLARPSTATWLHDDPWRVMRIQSEFVEGFGALAEVGPAVSVFGSARVQPDDPYYAMAQDVARELVEAGYAVITGGGPGIMEAANKGATEADGLSVGLGIELPFEQGMNPWVDLGVNFRYFFARKTMFVKYSEGFVVLPGGFGTFDELFEALTLVQTHKVTGFPIVLLGADYWTGLLTWLRDTVHPQGMIAAADIDLLQIASSAQEAVEIVVRRGAELRAEEQAAVRAAARDQRAAAAAGDGRSRPARTADGRDDDAPAEALTDGGW; translated from the coding sequence ATGACTCCTGACGACACGTCGGCACCGGCGCCGGAGTACCGCCGCGGTCCGGTGCTGCTGCGCCGCGACCAGATCCCGGCCACCACCTCCGACCAGCGGCTGCTGGCACGCCCCTCCACCGCGACCTGGCTGCACGACGACCCGTGGCGCGTCATGCGCATCCAGAGCGAGTTCGTCGAGGGCTTCGGTGCGCTGGCCGAGGTGGGGCCGGCGGTCAGCGTCTTCGGCTCCGCGCGCGTGCAGCCCGACGACCCGTACTACGCGATGGCGCAGGACGTGGCGCGCGAGCTCGTCGAGGCCGGCTACGCCGTCATCACCGGCGGCGGCCCCGGGATCATGGAGGCCGCGAACAAGGGCGCCACCGAGGCGGACGGGCTGTCCGTCGGGCTCGGCATCGAGCTGCCGTTCGAGCAGGGCATGAACCCGTGGGTCGACCTGGGGGTCAACTTCCGCTACTTCTTCGCCCGCAAGACGATGTTCGTCAAGTACTCGGAGGGCTTCGTCGTCCTGCCGGGCGGGTTCGGCACCTTCGACGAGCTGTTCGAGGCGCTCACGCTCGTGCAGACGCACAAGGTGACGGGCTTCCCGATCGTCCTGCTCGGTGCGGACTACTGGACGGGCCTGCTCACGTGGCTGCGCGACACCGTCCACCCGCAGGGCATGATCGCGGCCGCCGACATCGACCTGCTGCAGATCGCGTCGTCCGCGCAGGAGGCGGTGGAGATCGTGGTGCGGCGCGGTGCCGAGCTCCGCGCCGAGGAGCAGGCCGCCGTGCGCGCCGCCGCACGCGACCAGCGCGCGGCCGCCGCGGCGGGCGACGGGCGGTCCCGCCCTGCCCGGACGGCCGACGGCCGGGACGACGACGCACCTGCCGAGGCGCTCACGGACGGCGGGTGGTGA
- the fdxA gene encoding ferredoxin, with translation MTYVIAEPCVDVKDKACIEECPVDCIYEGKRSLYIQPDECVDCGACEPVCPVEAIYYEDDVPEQWAPYYEANVHFFDEIGSPGGAAKMGQIEHDHPIIATLPLRVNGE, from the coding sequence GTGACGTATGTGATCGCCGAACCCTGCGTGGACGTCAAGGACAAGGCGTGCATCGAGGAGTGTCCGGTCGACTGCATCTACGAGGGCAAGCGGTCCTTGTACATCCAGCCGGACGAGTGCGTGGACTGCGGCGCCTGCGAGCCGGTGTGCCCGGTCGAGGCCATCTACTACGAGGACGACGTGCCGGAGCAGTGGGCGCCGTACTACGAGGCCAACGTGCACTTCTTCGACGAGATCGGCTCTCCGGGCGGTGCGGCGAAGATGGGGCAGATCGAGCACGACCACCCGATCATCGCCACGCTGCCGCTGCGCGTGAACGGCGAGTGA
- the dapE gene encoding succinyl-diaminopimelate desuccinylase produces the protein MAAEELLDLSADVVTLTRQVCDVPSVSGDETRLADAVEAALRAHPHLEVLRDGDAVVARTHLGRERRVVVAGHLDTVPLAGNLPTRLEGDVLWGRGTVDMKGGVAVELSLAATLTAPVHDVTWVFYDHEEVDAELNGLGRLVARHPDWLAADFAVLGEPSDGGLEGGCNGTLRVEVRLSGVAAHSARAWVGVNAVHAAGEVLRRLEAYEPATVEVDGLAYREGLNAVRITGGVATNVIPDACVVTVNYRFAPSRTVDEAVAHVRELFAGYDVVVTDAAAGARPGLDAPAAQEFAAAVLAVTGGRPAPKYGWTDVARFSALGVPAVNFGPGDPLLAHKDDERVPVAQIELCHRALRAWLTGAQPEDLPLGTA, from the coding sequence GTGGCCGCCGAGGAGCTCCTGGACCTGTCCGCCGACGTCGTGACGCTGACGCGTCAGGTGTGCGACGTCCCCTCCGTCAGCGGCGACGAGACGCGGCTGGCCGACGCGGTGGAGGCGGCGCTGCGGGCGCACCCCCACCTGGAGGTGCTGCGCGACGGCGACGCCGTGGTGGCGCGCACGCACCTGGGCCGCGAGCGCCGCGTCGTCGTCGCCGGGCACCTCGACACCGTGCCCCTCGCGGGGAACCTGCCCACGCGCCTCGAGGGCGACGTGCTGTGGGGTCGCGGCACGGTCGACATGAAGGGCGGGGTCGCCGTCGAGCTCTCGCTCGCGGCCACGCTGACGGCACCGGTGCACGACGTGACGTGGGTGTTCTACGACCACGAGGAGGTCGACGCCGAGCTCAACGGGCTCGGCCGGCTCGTGGCGCGGCACCCGGACTGGCTGGCCGCCGACTTCGCGGTGCTGGGCGAGCCGAGCGACGGCGGGCTCGAGGGCGGGTGCAACGGCACCCTGCGCGTGGAGGTGCGCCTCAGCGGCGTCGCGGCGCACTCGGCGCGCGCGTGGGTCGGCGTGAACGCGGTGCACGCCGCCGGCGAGGTGCTGCGCCGCCTGGAGGCGTACGAGCCCGCGACGGTCGAGGTGGACGGGCTGGCGTACCGCGAGGGCCTCAACGCCGTGCGCATCACCGGTGGCGTGGCGACCAACGTCATCCCGGACGCCTGCGTGGTCACCGTCAACTACCGGTTCGCGCCGTCGCGCACCGTCGACGAGGCGGTCGCCCACGTGCGCGAGCTGTTCGCCGGCTACGACGTGGTGGTCACCGACGCGGCCGCCGGTGCCCGGCCAGGGCTCGACGCGCCCGCCGCGCAGGAGTTCGCCGCCGCCGTGCTCGCCGTCACCGGTGGCCGCCCGGCCCCGAAGTACGGCTGGACGGACGTCGCCCGCTTCAGCGCGCTCGGTGTGCCCGCGGTGAACTTCGGCCCCGGCGACCCTCTGCTGGCGCACAAGGACGACGAGCGCGTGCCGGTCGCGCAGATCGAGCTGTGCCACCGCGCGCTGCGCGCGTGGCTCACGGGCGCGCAGCCCGAGGACCTCCCGCTGGGTACGGCCTGA
- the dapD gene encoding 2,3,4,5-tetrahydropyridine-2,6-dicarboxylate N-succinyltransferase — MTDRTAWGLGLATVTDAGTTLDVWYPEPALGAPPATLDLDDPASVREHAPAGLVACERADAARAVRVTLVATRIDLDAPPAGTADAYLRLHLLSHRLVAPHGQNLDGLFGVLPNVVWTDRGPCAVEGFETTRLRLRAATGTPVTVHGVDKFPRMVDYVLPSGVRIADADRVRLGAHLAPGTTVMHEGFVNFNAGTLGTSMVEGRISAGVVVGDGSDVGGGASIMGTLSGGGREVVSIGQRSLLGANSGLGIPLGDDCVVEAGLYVTAGTKVRLVGFDVDGAVDDGDARVVKARVLAGADNVLFRRNSRTGEVEAVARSGAGVHLNSALHAN; from the coding sequence ATGACCGACCGCACGGCCTGGGGCCTCGGCCTGGCCACCGTCACCGACGCCGGCACGACGCTCGACGTCTGGTACCCCGAGCCGGCCCTCGGCGCCCCGCCCGCCACGCTCGACCTCGACGACCCCGCGTCCGTGCGCGAGCACGCACCCGCCGGGCTCGTCGCGTGCGAGCGCGCCGACGCCGCGCGCGCCGTGCGCGTCACGCTCGTCGCGACGAGGATCGACCTCGACGCGCCGCCCGCCGGCACCGCCGACGCCTACCTGCGCCTGCACCTGCTGTCCCACCGGCTCGTCGCGCCCCACGGGCAGAACCTCGACGGCCTCTTCGGGGTGCTCCCCAACGTCGTGTGGACCGACCGCGGCCCGTGCGCGGTCGAGGGGTTCGAGACGACGCGGCTGCGGCTGCGCGCGGCGACGGGCACACCGGTCACCGTGCACGGCGTCGACAAGTTCCCGCGGATGGTCGACTACGTGCTGCCGTCGGGCGTCCGCATCGCGGACGCGGACCGCGTGCGCCTCGGTGCGCACCTGGCGCCGGGCACCACCGTGATGCACGAGGGCTTCGTCAACTTCAACGCCGGGACGCTCGGCACGTCGATGGTCGAGGGCCGGATCTCGGCCGGCGTCGTCGTCGGGGACGGCTCGGACGTGGGCGGTGGCGCCTCGATCATGGGCACCCTGTCGGGCGGGGGCCGCGAGGTCGTCTCGATCGGGCAGCGGTCGCTGCTCGGCGCCAACTCGGGCCTGGGCATCCCGCTGGGTGACGACTGCGTCGTCGAGGCGGGCCTCTACGTGACCGCCGGCACCAAGGTGCGGCTCGTGGGCTTCGACGTCGACGGCGCGGTGGACGACGGGGACGCACGCGTCGTCAAGGCCCGCGTGCTCGCGGGCGCCGACAACGTGCTGTTCCGGCGCAACTCGCGCACCGGTGAGGTCGAGGCCGTCGCCCGGTCGGGAGCGGGCGTCCACCTCAACTCCGCCCTGCACGCGAACTGA
- a CDS encoding citrate synthase — MSDVVVTAPVQAPVQLVVDGQARDLPVVPASEGNDGIVVSSLLRDTGMVTVDPGFMNTASCESQITYIDGDAGILRYRGYPIEQLAEHSSFLEVAYLLINGELPTPEALSAFEQRVNRHTLVHEDFRTFMGTFPRNAHPMAVMASALNALSTFYPESLDPFDPETIELATVLILAKTRTITSYVHRASKGEPLLYPDYSRGYVEDFLRMTFAVPYQQWDPDPTVVNALDKLLILHADHEQNCSTSTVRVVGSSQANIYASVAAGINALSGPLHGGANEAVLRMLDQIKANGGDATAFMRRVKNKEDGVRLMGFGHRVYKNYDPRAAIVKQSAHEVLTALGSTDELLDIAMGLEEIALSDDYFISRKLYPNVDFYTGLIYKAMGFSDQMFTPLFALGRMPGWIAQWREMMNDPQTKIGRPRQVYTGATERAYVPVERR, encoded by the coding sequence ATGTCGGACGTCGTCGTCACTGCTCCGGTGCAAGCCCCCGTCCAGCTCGTCGTCGACGGGCAGGCGCGTGACCTGCCCGTGGTGCCCGCCTCCGAGGGCAACGACGGCATCGTCGTCTCCTCGCTCCTGCGCGACACGGGCATGGTGACGGTCGACCCGGGGTTCATGAACACCGCCTCGTGCGAGTCGCAGATCACCTACATCGACGGCGACGCGGGCATCCTGCGCTACCGCGGGTACCCGATCGAGCAGCTCGCCGAGCACTCGTCCTTCCTCGAGGTCGCGTACCTGCTCATCAACGGCGAGCTGCCGACGCCCGAGGCGCTGAGCGCCTTCGAGCAGCGCGTGAACCGGCACACGCTGGTGCACGAGGACTTCCGCACGTTCATGGGGACGTTCCCGCGCAACGCGCACCCGATGGCCGTCATGGCCTCGGCTCTGAACGCGCTGTCGACGTTCTACCCGGAGTCGCTCGACCCGTTCGACCCCGAGACGATCGAGCTGGCCACGGTCCTGATCCTCGCGAAGACGCGCACGATCACGTCGTACGTGCACCGCGCCTCGAAGGGCGAGCCGCTGCTGTACCCGGACTACTCGCGCGGGTACGTGGAGGACTTCCTGCGCATGACGTTCGCGGTGCCGTACCAGCAGTGGGACCCGGACCCGACCGTCGTCAACGCGCTCGACAAGCTGCTCATCCTGCACGCCGACCACGAGCAGAACTGCTCGACGTCGACGGTCCGCGTCGTCGGGTCGAGCCAGGCGAACATCTACGCGTCGGTCGCGGCCGGCATCAACGCCCTGTCCGGCCCGCTGCACGGCGGCGCCAACGAGGCCGTGCTGCGGATGCTCGACCAGATCAAGGCCAACGGCGGGGACGCGACGGCCTTCATGCGGCGCGTGAAGAACAAGGAGGACGGCGTCCGGCTCATGGGCTTCGGCCACCGGGTCTACAAGAACTACGACCCGCGCGCGGCGATCGTCAAGCAGAGCGCCCACGAGGTCCTGACGGCGCTGGGCAGCACGGACGAGCTGCTCGACATCGCGATGGGTCTCGAGGAGATCGCCCTCTCGGACGACTACTTCATCTCCCGCAAGCTGTACCCCAACGTGGACTTCTACACCGGCCTGATCTACAAGGCGATGGGCTTCTCGGACCAGATGTTCACGCCCCTGTTCGCCCTGGGGCGGATGCCCGGCTGGATCGCGCAGTGGCGCGAGATGATGAACGACCCGCAGACCAAGATCGGCCGCCCGCGCCAGGTGTACACCGGCGCGACCGAGCGCGCGTACGTGCCCGTCGAGCGTCGCTGA
- the dapC gene encoding succinyldiaminopimelate transaminase, translating to MGLLTGALPEFPWDSLVPVAERARAYPGGLVDLSVGTPVDPTPPLVRDALAAAADAPGYPTTHGTRALRESVVAWFARRRGVPGLDPDAVLPTLGSKELVAFLPSLLGLGAGDVVLHPATAYPTYDVGARLAGALPLPTDDPAAVLAHRDDVRLVWLNSPGNPDGSVLGVEQLRAVVDAARAASARTGRPVVVASDECYAELAWDEPWAGQGVPSVLDPRVTRGDRTDLLAVYSLSKQSNLAGYRAAFVAGDRALVARLLETRKHAGMIVPAPVQAAMVAALDDDAHVAEQRERYRRRRTALRAGLEQAGYVVDRSHAGLYLWVRPDGAPQDGWTTVRDLAELGLLVAPGSFYGDAAAGHVRVALTATDEQVAEAAARLSGA from the coding sequence GTGGGCCTGCTGACCGGCGCGCTGCCCGAGTTCCCGTGGGACTCGCTCGTACCCGTCGCCGAGCGTGCCCGCGCGTACCCGGGCGGTCTCGTCGACCTGTCCGTCGGCACGCCCGTGGACCCGACGCCCCCGCTGGTGCGCGACGCGCTCGCGGCGGCGGCGGACGCACCGGGCTACCCGACGACGCACGGCACGCGCGCGCTGCGCGAGTCCGTGGTCGCGTGGTTCGCGCGGCGGCGCGGAGTGCCGGGGCTCGACCCCGACGCGGTGCTCCCGACGCTCGGGTCCAAGGAGCTGGTGGCGTTCCTGCCGTCGCTGCTGGGCCTGGGTGCCGGTGACGTGGTGCTCCACCCGGCGACGGCGTACCCGACGTACGACGTGGGGGCGCGGCTGGCAGGTGCGCTCCCGCTGCCGACGGACGACCCCGCGGCGGTGCTCGCGCACCGCGACGACGTGCGGCTGGTCTGGCTGAACTCCCCGGGCAACCCCGACGGGTCGGTGCTCGGGGTCGAGCAGCTGCGGGCGGTCGTGGACGCCGCACGTGCCGCGTCCGCGCGCACGGGGCGCCCCGTGGTCGTCGCCTCGGACGAGTGCTACGCCGAGCTCGCGTGGGACGAGCCGTGGGCCGGGCAGGGCGTGCCGAGCGTGCTGGACCCGCGGGTGACCCGCGGTGACCGCACGGACCTGCTGGCGGTGTACTCGCTGTCCAAGCAGTCCAACCTCGCGGGCTACCGCGCCGCCTTCGTCGCGGGCGACCGCGCGCTGGTGGCGCGGCTCCTGGAGACCCGCAAGCACGCGGGCATGATCGTGCCTGCGCCGGTGCAGGCCGCGATGGTCGCCGCGTTGGACGACGACGCGCACGTCGCCGAGCAGCGCGAGCGGTACCGGCGTCGCCGGACCGCGCTGCGTGCCGGGCTGGAGCAGGCCGGGTACGTGGTCGACCGCTCGCACGCCGGCCTGTACCTGTGGGTGCGGCCGGACGGCGCACCCCAGGACGGGTGGACGACCGTGCGGGACCTCGCCGAGCTGGGCCTGCTGGTGGCGCCGGGGTCGTTCTACGGCGACGCCGCGGCCGGCCACGTGCGGGTGGCCCTCACGGCCACCGACGAGCAGGTCGCGGAGGCGGCGGCGCGCCTGTCGGGCGCGTAG